From one Felis catus isolate Fca126 chromosome E2, F.catus_Fca126_mat1.0, whole genome shotgun sequence genomic stretch:
- the FBXL8 gene encoding F-box/LRR-repeat protein 8 yields MTEPGEQLPEEVLALIFRHLPLRDRATASRVCRAWAAAATCSAVWHDTFISYDCEREGTLLPYLSACLDHVHNLRLEFEPSREPSRRAATELLTALAGRTPGLRSLLLNCHGEKPLFDAGRDILDAVHAICRASYALRHLDLRRLPFTLDDALVLQASRGCPELRSLFLNNCTLVGSVSPDSVLELLKACPRLRALGLHLASLSGTALQVLAAPDRAPFAHLALRCACPEDVRAPPLPEEAWAAVRRRHPRLAVELELEPALPEESVTRVLQPAVPVAALRLSLSGDTVGPVRFAARHYASTLRALEVHAAASAELDAALELLAVRCTDLREVHCFCVVRPSVLHAFRAHCPRLRSYTLKLTREPHPWLPTLVA; encoded by the exons ATGACAGAGCCTGGAGAGCAACTGCCAGAGGAGGTGCTGGCGCTTATCTTTCGCCACCTGCCCCTGCGGGACCGTGCCACTGCCTCCAGGGTCTGCAGAGCCTGGGCTGCTGCTGCTACCTGCAGCGCGGTGTGGCACGACACGTTCATCAG TTACGACTGTGAGCGAGAAGGTACGCTGCTACCATATCTGTCCGCCTGCCTGGACCACGTTCACAATCTACGGCTGGAATTTGAGCCGTCGAGGGAGCCGAGCCGCAGGGCGGCCACTGAGTTGCTGACGGCACTGGCGGGTCGTACCCCAGGGCTTCGAAGCCTGCTCCTGAATTGCCACGGAGAAAAGCCCCTCTTCGACGCAGGCCGCGACATCCTGGACGCCGTGCACGCCATCTGTCGGGCCTCCTACGCGCTGCGTCACCTCGACCTTCGGCGCTTGCCTTTCACACTGGACGACGCACTGGTGCTGCAGGCGTCACGCGGCTGTCCCGAGCTCCGAAGCCTTTTCCTAAACAACTGTACGCTGGTGGGCAGCGTGAGTCCAGACTCCGTGCTAGAGCTACTGAAGGCCTGCCCGCGTCTGCGCGCCCTTGGGCTGCACCTGGCCAGCCTGTCGGGCACCGCCCTCCAGGTGTTAGCGGCACCAGACCGCGCGCCTTTCGCTCACTTGGCCCTACGGTGCGCGTGCCCCGAGGACGTACGCGCGCCCCCCTTGCCCGAGGAAGCCTGGGCCGCAGTGCGCCGCCGCCACCCAAGACTGGCcgtggagctggagctggagccagCGCTGCCTGAAGAGAGCGTGACGCGGGTCCTGCAGCCTGCCGTGCCAGTGGCTGCGCTGCGCCTCAGTCTCTCTGGGGACACCGTAGGTCCGGTGCGCTTTGCTGCGCGCCACTATGCCTCAACCTTGCGCGCGCTCGAGGTGCACGCCGCTGCCTCAGCGGAGTTGGACGCCGCGCTGGAGTTGCTGGCTGTGCGCTGTACGGACCTGCGCGAAGTACACTGCTTCTGCGTCGTGCGACCTTCCGTGCTGCACGCCTTCCGCGCGCACTGTCCGCGCCTGCGCAGCTACACGCTCAAACTAACCCGGGAGCCACATCCCTGGCTGCCCACTCTTGTGGCGTGA
- the HSF4 gene encoding heat shock factor protein 4 isoform X1 yields the protein MQEAPAALPTEPGPSPVPAFLGKLWALVGDPGTDHLIRWSPSGTSFLVSDQSRFAKEVLPQYFKHSNMASFVRQLNMYGFRKVVSIEQGGLLRPERDHVEFQHPSFVRGREQLLERVRRKVPALRSDDGRWRPEDLGRLLGEVQALRGVQESTEARLRELRQQNEILWREVVTLRQSHGQQHRVIGKLIQCLFGPLQTGPSNAGAKRKLSLMLDEGSSCPTAAKFSACPLPGALLQDPYFIQSPLPETTLGLTSSHRARGPIISDIHEDSPSPDGTRLSPSSGGRREKGLALLKEEPASPGGEGEAGLALAPNECDFCVTAPPPLPVAVVQAILEGKGSFSPDGPRNAQQPEPRGPREVPDRILGNLMGVNTAGRQLFSVHRGTLGLDRGMRSPENFLPPMLLRAPPESVEPAGPLDVLGPSHQGREWTLMDLDMELSLMQPLVPERSENELAVKGLNSPGPGKDSTLGAPLLLDVQAALGSPALGLPGALTIYSAPESRASYLGPGANPSP from the exons ATGCAGGAAGCGCCAGCAGCGCTGCCCACGGAGCCGGGCCCCAGCCCCGTGCCTGCCTTCCTCGGCAAGCTGTGGGCGCTGGTGGGTGACCCGGGGACCGACCATCTGATCCGCTGGAGCCCG AGCGGGACCAGTTTCCTCGTAAGCGACCAGAGCCGCTTCGCCAAGGAAGTGCTGCCCCAATACTTCAAACACAGCAACATGGCGAGCTTTGTGCGGCAACTCAACATGT ACGGTTTTCGGAAGGTGGTGAGCATTGAGCAGGGCGGCCTGCTGAGGCCAGAGCGCGACCACGTCGAATTCCAGCACCCGAGCTTCGTACGCGGCCGAGAGCAACTACTGGAACGCGTGCGGCGCAAG GTGCCTGCGCTGCGCAGCGACGACGGCCGCTGGCGCCCCGAGGACTTGGGCCGGCTGCTGGGCGAGGTGCAGGCTTTGCGGGGAGTGCAGGAGAGCACCGAGGCGCGGCTGCGGGAGCTCAGGCa GCAGAACGAGATCTTATGGAGGGAGGTGGTGACTTTACGGCAGAGCCATGGTCAGCAGCACCGGGTCATTGGCAAG CTGATCCAGTGCCTCTTCGGGCCACTTCAGACAGGGCCCAGCAACGCAGGAGCTAAGAGAAAGCT GTCCCTGATGCTGGATGAGGGGAGCTCATGCCCAACAGCAGCCAAATTCAGTGCCTGCCCCCTACCTGGTGCCCTCCTTCAGGATCCCTACTTTATCCAGTCG CCCCTCCCAGAGACCACCTTGGGCCTCACCAGCTCTCACAGGGCCAGGGGCCCTATCATTTCTGACATCCATGAAGACTCTCCATCCCCTGATGGGACCAGGCTTTCTCCTTCCAGTGGTGGCAGGAG GGAGAAGGGCCTGGCACTGCTCAAAGAAGAGCCGGCCAGTCCAGGGGGGGAAGGAGAGGCCGGGCTGGCCCTGGCCCCAAACGAGTGTGACTTCTGCGTGACAGCACCCCCACCGCTGCCTGTGGCTGTGGTGCAGGCCATCCTGGAAGGGAAAGGGAGCTTCAGCCCTGACGGGCCCAGGAATGCCCAACAGCCTGAACCAAGAGGTCCCAGGGAGGTACCTGACAG AATCCTTGGGAATCTAATGGGGGTGAACACTGCAGGCCGACAGCTGTTCTCTGTGCACAGGGGAACTCTGGGCCTGGACAGGGGCATGCGGAGCCCAGAGAATTTTCTGCCTCCCATGCTGCTTCGGGCCCCccctgaaagtgtggagcctgcgggGCCCCTGGAT GTGCTAGGCCCCAGCCACCAAGGGCGAGAATGGACCCTGATGGACTTGGACATGGAGCTGTCCCTG ATGCAGCCATTGGTTCCAGAGAGGAGTGAGAATGAGCTGGCAGTCAAGGGGTTAAATTCTCCAGGGCCAG GGAAGGACTCCACACTTGGGGCACCACTCCTGCTGGATGTCCAAGCGGCTTTGGGAAGCCCAGCTCTCGGCCTTCCTGGAGCTTTAACGATTTACAGCGCCCCTGAGAGCCGAGCCTCCTACCTGGGCCCAGGGGCCAATCCCTCCCCCTGA
- the HSF4 gene encoding heat shock factor protein 4 isoform X2 produces MQEAPAALPTEPGPSPVPAFLGKLWALVGDPGTDHLIRWSPSGTSFLVSDQSRFAKEVLPQYFKHSNMASFVRQLNMYGFRKVVSIEQGGLLRPERDHVEFQHPSFVRGREQLLERVRRKVPALRSDDGRWRPEDLGRLLGEVQALRGVQESTEARLRELRQQNEILWREVVTLRQSHGQQHRVIGKLIQCLFGPLQTGPSNAGAKRKLSLMLDEGSSCPTAAKFSACPLPGALLQDPYFIQSPLPETTLGLTSSHRARGPIISDIHEDSPSPDGTRLSPSSGGRREKGLALLKEEPASPGGEGEAGLALAPNECDFCVTAPPPLPVAVVQAILEGKGSFSPDGPRNAQQPEPRGPREVPDRGTLGLDRGMRSPENFLPPMLLRAPPESVEPAGPLDVLGPSHQGREWTLMDLDMELSLMQPLVPERSENELAVKGLNSPGPGKDSTLGAPLLLDVQAALGSPALGLPGALTIYSAPESRASYLGPGANPSP; encoded by the exons ATGCAGGAAGCGCCAGCAGCGCTGCCCACGGAGCCGGGCCCCAGCCCCGTGCCTGCCTTCCTCGGCAAGCTGTGGGCGCTGGTGGGTGACCCGGGGACCGACCATCTGATCCGCTGGAGCCCG AGCGGGACCAGTTTCCTCGTAAGCGACCAGAGCCGCTTCGCCAAGGAAGTGCTGCCCCAATACTTCAAACACAGCAACATGGCGAGCTTTGTGCGGCAACTCAACATGT ACGGTTTTCGGAAGGTGGTGAGCATTGAGCAGGGCGGCCTGCTGAGGCCAGAGCGCGACCACGTCGAATTCCAGCACCCGAGCTTCGTACGCGGCCGAGAGCAACTACTGGAACGCGTGCGGCGCAAG GTGCCTGCGCTGCGCAGCGACGACGGCCGCTGGCGCCCCGAGGACTTGGGCCGGCTGCTGGGCGAGGTGCAGGCTTTGCGGGGAGTGCAGGAGAGCACCGAGGCGCGGCTGCGGGAGCTCAGGCa GCAGAACGAGATCTTATGGAGGGAGGTGGTGACTTTACGGCAGAGCCATGGTCAGCAGCACCGGGTCATTGGCAAG CTGATCCAGTGCCTCTTCGGGCCACTTCAGACAGGGCCCAGCAACGCAGGAGCTAAGAGAAAGCT GTCCCTGATGCTGGATGAGGGGAGCTCATGCCCAACAGCAGCCAAATTCAGTGCCTGCCCCCTACCTGGTGCCCTCCTTCAGGATCCCTACTTTATCCAGTCG CCCCTCCCAGAGACCACCTTGGGCCTCACCAGCTCTCACAGGGCCAGGGGCCCTATCATTTCTGACATCCATGAAGACTCTCCATCCCCTGATGGGACCAGGCTTTCTCCTTCCAGTGGTGGCAGGAG GGAGAAGGGCCTGGCACTGCTCAAAGAAGAGCCGGCCAGTCCAGGGGGGGAAGGAGAGGCCGGGCTGGCCCTGGCCCCAAACGAGTGTGACTTCTGCGTGACAGCACCCCCACCGCTGCCTGTGGCTGTGGTGCAGGCCATCCTGGAAGGGAAAGGGAGCTTCAGCCCTGACGGGCCCAGGAATGCCCAACAGCCTGAACCAAGAGGTCCCAGGGAGGTACCTGACAG GGGAACTCTGGGCCTGGACAGGGGCATGCGGAGCCCAGAGAATTTTCTGCCTCCCATGCTGCTTCGGGCCCCccctgaaagtgtggagcctgcgggGCCCCTGGAT GTGCTAGGCCCCAGCCACCAAGGGCGAGAATGGACCCTGATGGACTTGGACATGGAGCTGTCCCTG ATGCAGCCATTGGTTCCAGAGAGGAGTGAGAATGAGCTGGCAGTCAAGGGGTTAAATTCTCCAGGGCCAG GGAAGGACTCCACACTTGGGGCACCACTCCTGCTGGATGTCCAAGCGGCTTTGGGAAGCCCAGCTCTCGGCCTTCCTGGAGCTTTAACGATTTACAGCGCCCCTGAGAGCCGAGCCTCCTACCTGGGCCCAGGGGCCAATCCCTCCCCCTGA
- the HSF4 gene encoding heat shock factor protein 4 isoform X3: MASFVRQLNMYGFRKVVSIEQGGLLRPERDHVEFQHPSFVRGREQLLERVRRKVPALRSDDGRWRPEDLGRLLGEVQALRGVQESTEARLRELRQQNEILWREVVTLRQSHGQQHRVIGKLIQCLFGPLQTGPSNAGAKRKLSLMLDEGSSCPTAAKFSACPLPGALLQDPYFIQSPLPETTLGLTSSHRARGPIISDIHEDSPSPDGTRLSPSSGGRREKGLALLKEEPASPGGEGEAGLALAPNECDFCVTAPPPLPVAVVQAILEGKGSFSPDGPRNAQQPEPRGPREVPDRILGNLMGVNTAGRQLFSVHRGTLGLDRGMRSPENFLPPMLLRAPPESVEPAGPLDVLGPSHQGREWTLMDLDMELSLMQPLVPERSENELAVKGLNSPGPGKDSTLGAPLLLDVQAALGSPALGLPGALTIYSAPESRASYLGPGANPSP; encoded by the exons ATGGCGAGCTTTGTGCGGCAACTCAACATGT ACGGTTTTCGGAAGGTGGTGAGCATTGAGCAGGGCGGCCTGCTGAGGCCAGAGCGCGACCACGTCGAATTCCAGCACCCGAGCTTCGTACGCGGCCGAGAGCAACTACTGGAACGCGTGCGGCGCAAG GTGCCTGCGCTGCGCAGCGACGACGGCCGCTGGCGCCCCGAGGACTTGGGCCGGCTGCTGGGCGAGGTGCAGGCTTTGCGGGGAGTGCAGGAGAGCACCGAGGCGCGGCTGCGGGAGCTCAGGCa GCAGAACGAGATCTTATGGAGGGAGGTGGTGACTTTACGGCAGAGCCATGGTCAGCAGCACCGGGTCATTGGCAAG CTGATCCAGTGCCTCTTCGGGCCACTTCAGACAGGGCCCAGCAACGCAGGAGCTAAGAGAAAGCT GTCCCTGATGCTGGATGAGGGGAGCTCATGCCCAACAGCAGCCAAATTCAGTGCCTGCCCCCTACCTGGTGCCCTCCTTCAGGATCCCTACTTTATCCAGTCG CCCCTCCCAGAGACCACCTTGGGCCTCACCAGCTCTCACAGGGCCAGGGGCCCTATCATTTCTGACATCCATGAAGACTCTCCATCCCCTGATGGGACCAGGCTTTCTCCTTCCAGTGGTGGCAGGAG GGAGAAGGGCCTGGCACTGCTCAAAGAAGAGCCGGCCAGTCCAGGGGGGGAAGGAGAGGCCGGGCTGGCCCTGGCCCCAAACGAGTGTGACTTCTGCGTGACAGCACCCCCACCGCTGCCTGTGGCTGTGGTGCAGGCCATCCTGGAAGGGAAAGGGAGCTTCAGCCCTGACGGGCCCAGGAATGCCCAACAGCCTGAACCAAGAGGTCCCAGGGAGGTACCTGACAG AATCCTTGGGAATCTAATGGGGGTGAACACTGCAGGCCGACAGCTGTTCTCTGTGCACAGGGGAACTCTGGGCCTGGACAGGGGCATGCGGAGCCCAGAGAATTTTCTGCCTCCCATGCTGCTTCGGGCCCCccctgaaagtgtggagcctgcgggGCCCCTGGAT GTGCTAGGCCCCAGCCACCAAGGGCGAGAATGGACCCTGATGGACTTGGACATGGAGCTGTCCCTG ATGCAGCCATTGGTTCCAGAGAGGAGTGAGAATGAGCTGGCAGTCAAGGGGTTAAATTCTCCAGGGCCAG GGAAGGACTCCACACTTGGGGCACCACTCCTGCTGGATGTCCAAGCGGCTTTGGGAAGCCCAGCTCTCGGCCTTCCTGGAGCTTTAACGATTTACAGCGCCCCTGAGAGCCGAGCCTCCTACCTGGGCCCAGGGGCCAATCCCTCCCCCTGA
- the NOL3 gene encoding nucleolar protein 3 isoform X1 — MRGTCNLLKLREEFAPTMGNAQERPSETIDRERKRLVETLQDDSGLLLDALLARGVLTGPEYEALDALPDAERRVRRLLLLVQSKGEAACQELLHCAQRTTRAPDPAWDWQHVGTGYRERSYDSPCPGHWTPEAPDLRTACPETPRASDCDEAGVSGGSEAVSGTLEELDPEVEAEVSEGAEPELEPQIDPEPEPAPELEPEPEPEPDFEAGDESEDS; from the exons ATGCGTGGCACCTGTAACCTCCTGAAGCTCCGGGAAGAATTTG cCCCCACCATGGGCAATGCGCAGGAGCGGCCCTCAGAGACGATCGATCGCGAGCGGAAACGCCTAGTGGAGACGCTGCAGGACGACTCCGGGCTGCTGCTGGATGCACTGCTGGCGCGCGGCGTGCTCACCGGGCCTGAGTATGAGGCGTTGGACGCGCTGCCTGATGCCGAGCGCAGGGTGCGTCGCCTGCTGCTGCTGGTACAAAGCAAGGGCGAGGCCGCCTGCCAGGAGCTGCTGCACTGCGCCCAGCGTACTACGCGCGCGCCAGACCCGGCCTGGGACTGGCAGCACGTGGGCACTG GCTACCGGGAACGCAGCTACGACTCTCCATGCCCTGGCCACTGGACGCCTGAGGCACCTGACTTGAGGACCGCTTGCCCCGAAACGCCCAGAGCTTCAGACTGCGACGAGGCTGGGGTTTCAGGGGGCTCGGAGGCAGTATCCGGAACCCTCGAGGAACTCGATCCGGAAGTGGAAGCTGAAGTCTCTGAAGGGGCTGAGCCAGAGTTGGAACCCCAAATAGATCCGGAACCAGAGCCAGCACCTGAActggagccagagccagagccagagcccgACTTTGAGGCGGGTGACGAGTCTGAAG ATTCCTGA
- the NOL3 gene encoding nucleolar protein 3 isoform X3, translating to MRGTCNLLKLREEFAPTMGNAQERPSETIDRERKRLVETLQDDSGLLLDALLARGVLTGPEYEALDALPDAERRVRRLLLLVQSKGEAACQELLHCAQRTTRAPDPAWDWQHVGTGYRERSYDSPCPGHWTPEAPDLRTACPETPRASDCDEAGVSGGSEAVSGTLEELDPEVEAEVSEGAEPEPEPEPDFEAGDESEDS from the exons ATGCGTGGCACCTGTAACCTCCTGAAGCTCCGGGAAGAATTTG cCCCCACCATGGGCAATGCGCAGGAGCGGCCCTCAGAGACGATCGATCGCGAGCGGAAACGCCTAGTGGAGACGCTGCAGGACGACTCCGGGCTGCTGCTGGATGCACTGCTGGCGCGCGGCGTGCTCACCGGGCCTGAGTATGAGGCGTTGGACGCGCTGCCTGATGCCGAGCGCAGGGTGCGTCGCCTGCTGCTGCTGGTACAAAGCAAGGGCGAGGCCGCCTGCCAGGAGCTGCTGCACTGCGCCCAGCGTACTACGCGCGCGCCAGACCCGGCCTGGGACTGGCAGCACGTGGGCACTG GCTACCGGGAACGCAGCTACGACTCTCCATGCCCTGGCCACTGGACGCCTGAGGCACCTGACTTGAGGACCGCTTGCCCCGAAACGCCCAGAGCTTCAGACTGCGACGAGGCTGGGGTTTCAGGGGGCTCGGAGGCAGTATCCGGAACCCTCGAGGAACTCGATCCGGAAGTGGAAGCTGAAGTCTCTGAAGGGGCTGAGCCAGAG ccagagccagagcccgACTTTGAGGCGGGTGACGAGTCTGAAG ATTCCTGA
- the NOL3 gene encoding nucleolar protein 3 isoform X2 encodes MGNAQERPSETIDRERKRLVETLQDDSGLLLDALLARGVLTGPEYEALDALPDAERRVRRLLLLVQSKGEAACQELLHCAQRTTRAPDPAWDWQHVGTGYRERSYDSPCPGHWTPEAPDLRTACPETPRASDCDEAGVSGGSEAVSGTLEELDPEVEAEVSEGAEPELEPQIDPEPEPAPELEPEPEPEPDFEAGDESEDS; translated from the exons ATGGGCAATGCGCAGGAGCGGCCCTCAGAGACGATCGATCGCGAGCGGAAACGCCTAGTGGAGACGCTGCAGGACGACTCCGGGCTGCTGCTGGATGCACTGCTGGCGCGCGGCGTGCTCACCGGGCCTGAGTATGAGGCGTTGGACGCGCTGCCTGATGCCGAGCGCAGGGTGCGTCGCCTGCTGCTGCTGGTACAAAGCAAGGGCGAGGCCGCCTGCCAGGAGCTGCTGCACTGCGCCCAGCGTACTACGCGCGCGCCAGACCCGGCCTGGGACTGGCAGCACGTGGGCACTG GCTACCGGGAACGCAGCTACGACTCTCCATGCCCTGGCCACTGGACGCCTGAGGCACCTGACTTGAGGACCGCTTGCCCCGAAACGCCCAGAGCTTCAGACTGCGACGAGGCTGGGGTTTCAGGGGGCTCGGAGGCAGTATCCGGAACCCTCGAGGAACTCGATCCGGAAGTGGAAGCTGAAGTCTCTGAAGGGGCTGAGCCAGAGTTGGAACCCCAAATAGATCCGGAACCAGAGCCAGCACCTGAActggagccagagccagagccagagcccgACTTTGAGGCGGGTGACGAGTCTGAAG ATTCCTGA